One part of the Brevundimonas sp. NIBR11 genome encodes these proteins:
- a CDS encoding dicarboxylate/amino acid:cation symporter, translated as MQLSGDHGHASGAPRAWYRHLYVQVLGAILLGGLIGHFWPEFGESLKPLGDAFIKLVKMVIAPVIFLTIVTGIAGMRDLGRVGRVAAKAFAYFLTFSTLALIVGLVVGNLIQPGRGLNIDPATLDAGAVAQYSTAAHETTIIGFLLGIIPDTVVSAFSTGNILQVLFVSVLFGIALASIGDIGKPVLNFLESVSAAFFKLVAIVMKAAPIGAFGAFAFTIGAYGIETIGNLIALIATFYLTAAIFVVGVLGAVGIANGFSVLKLIRYLKEELLLVLGTSSSEAALPSLLQKMERAGASKSVVGLVVPTGYSFNLDGTNIYMTMAALFIAQALNIQLTLEQQVLLLLVAMLSSKGAAGITGAGFITLAATLAVVPTVPIAGMALILGIDRFMSECRALTNFIGNAVATIVVARWEGELDRDALKDALNGTPRPLAAQPDPAAGPGDDLALARD; from the coding sequence GTGCAGCTTTCGGGCGATCACGGTCATGCGTCGGGCGCGCCGCGCGCCTGGTACCGGCACCTGTATGTCCAGGTCCTGGGCGCGATCTTGCTTGGCGGTCTGATCGGCCACTTCTGGCCCGAGTTCGGCGAGAGCCTGAAGCCGCTGGGCGACGCCTTCATCAAGCTGGTGAAGATGGTCATCGCCCCGGTGATCTTCCTCACCATCGTCACGGGCATCGCCGGAATGCGCGACCTGGGCCGCGTCGGCCGCGTCGCCGCCAAGGCCTTCGCCTACTTCCTGACCTTCTCGACCCTGGCCCTGATCGTGGGCCTGGTGGTCGGCAATCTGATCCAGCCGGGTCGCGGCCTGAACATCGATCCCGCGACGCTCGACGCCGGGGCTGTCGCCCAATATTCGACCGCCGCCCATGAGACGACGATCATCGGCTTCCTCCTGGGCATCATTCCGGACACGGTGGTCAGCGCGTTTTCGACCGGCAACATCCTTCAGGTCCTGTTCGTCTCGGTCCTGTTCGGCATCGCGCTCGCTTCCATCGGCGACATCGGCAAGCCAGTCCTGAACTTCCTGGAATCGGTCAGCGCCGCCTTCTTCAAGCTGGTGGCCATCGTGATGAAGGCCGCGCCCATCGGGGCGTTCGGCGCCTTCGCCTTCACCATCGGCGCCTACGGCATCGAGACGATCGGCAACCTGATCGCCCTGATCGCCACCTTCTATCTGACCGCCGCCATCTTCGTGGTGGGCGTGCTGGGCGCGGTCGGCATCGCCAACGGCTTCTCGGTCTTGAAGCTGATCCGCTATCTGAAGGAAGAGCTGCTGCTGGTGCTCGGCACCTCGTCGTCCGAAGCAGCCCTGCCGAGCCTGCTGCAGAAGATGGAGCGGGCCGGGGCGTCCAAGTCGGTCGTCGGCCTCGTCGTCCCGACCGGTTATTCGTTCAACCTGGACGGCACCAACATCTACATGACCATGGCGGCCCTGTTCATCGCCCAGGCGCTGAACATTCAGCTCACGCTCGAGCAGCAGGTGCTGCTGCTGCTGGTCGCGATGCTGAGCTCCAAGGGGGCCGCGGGCATCACCGGCGCCGGCTTCATCACCCTGGCCGCCACCCTGGCCGTCGTGCCGACCGTGCCGATCGCCGGCATGGCCCTGATCCTCGGCATCGACCGCTTCATGTCGGAGTGCCGGGCCCTGACCAACTTCATCGGCAACGCCGTGGCGACCATCGTCGTGGCGCGCTGGGAGGGCGAGCTGGATCGCGACGCCCTCAAGGACGCCCTGAACGGAACGCCCCGCCCTCTGGCGGCCCAGCCCGACCCCGCCGCCGGACCCGGCGACGACCTGGCCCTCGCCCGCGACTGA
- a CDS encoding ATP-binding protein: MMFAQRLHRLAGRGSNPSARPWIALVLGWLVVAILGMAAAGEIARRDAQADLARQADAAAALHAAVLRSELEKHRSLPVVLAQDPEVVALLAGAGRGDADVVSAKLETLAGQTRAAAIYVLDRTGVARAASNWRQPTSFVGSDYAFRPYFRGAMQNEAAEFFALGTVSGRPGLYLARRIGPRDQPLGVVVVKVEFDALEADWRSSGEPAYVTDSRGVVLVTSVPEWRFRRSRTLTAAERAAILEDQTLTGQALAPLPFDSETTGAGRIVRTAAGGSPSDWILSHTSTDTPGWTLHLLDPIGGAIVANVMSARAVAGLLVTLLAVGAGVLLRRRQQAMARAIAEEQARAELEQRIDERTQELRAANGQLSREIDERRRAEASREILREELVQANKLATLGQIAAGVAHEINQPVAAIRTHADTANAYLDRNDPEAARRSLVRVAELTGRIGVITDELRAFSRKSTQGNTPVSPAAAIDGALLLIGGRLREGGVELVRTGDPDLKVQAEPIRLEQVVVNLVQNAFEAMTEAGTPSPTLTIDIARKGRRIEIVIADNGPGVDAAVAAALFTPFVTTKSAGLGLGLVICRDIVAGFGGELALRPSATGARFVISLRPAS, translated from the coding sequence ATGATGTTCGCACAACGCCTGCATCGACTCGCCGGCCGGGGTTCCAACCCGTCGGCGAGGCCGTGGATCGCCCTCGTCCTCGGCTGGCTGGTCGTCGCCATTCTGGGGATGGCGGCCGCCGGAGAGATCGCGCGTCGCGACGCCCAAGCCGATCTGGCGCGTCAGGCGGACGCCGCCGCCGCCCTGCACGCCGCCGTCCTGCGCAGCGAACTGGAGAAGCACCGGTCTCTGCCCGTTGTCCTGGCGCAGGACCCCGAGGTCGTCGCCCTGCTCGCCGGCGCCGGGCGCGGTGACGCCGACGTCGTCAGCGCCAAGCTGGAGACCCTGGCCGGCCAGACCCGCGCCGCCGCCATCTATGTGCTGGACCGGACGGGCGTCGCGCGGGCGGCCAGCAACTGGCGCCAGCCCACGAGCTTCGTCGGCTCCGACTACGCCTTCCGCCCTTATTTCCGGGGCGCGATGCAGAACGAGGCGGCGGAGTTCTTTGCGCTGGGCACCGTCAGCGGACGGCCCGGCCTCTACCTCGCCCGCCGCATCGGCCCGCGCGATCAGCCCCTCGGCGTCGTGGTGGTGAAGGTCGAATTCGACGCCCTGGAGGCTGATTGGCGCAGCTCCGGAGAGCCCGCCTATGTCACCGATTCCCGGGGCGTCGTCCTGGTCACCAGCGTCCCCGAATGGCGATTCCGCCGCAGCCGCACCCTGACCGCCGCCGAGCGCGCCGCCATCCTGGAGGACCAGACCCTGACCGGCCAGGCCTTGGCGCCCCTGCCCTTCGACAGCGAGACGACGGGCGCCGGGCGCATCGTCCGCACGGCGGCGGGCGGATCGCCCAGCGACTGGATTCTCTCGCACACATCCACGGACACCCCCGGCTGGACCCTTCACCTGCTCGACCCGATCGGCGGAGCCATCGTCGCCAATGTCATGAGCGCGCGCGCCGTGGCGGGCCTTCTGGTGACCCTGCTGGCCGTCGGCGCGGGCGTCCTGCTGCGTCGCCGCCAGCAGGCCATGGCCAGGGCGATCGCGGAGGAACAGGCGCGCGCCGAGCTTGAGCAACGCATCGACGAACGGACACAGGAACTGCGCGCCGCCAACGGGCAGTTGAGCCGAGAAATCGATGAACGCCGCCGCGCCGAGGCCAGCCGGGAGATCCTTCGCGAAGAGCTGGTCCAGGCCAACAAACTGGCGACGCTGGGCCAGATCGCGGCGGGCGTGGCGCACGAGATCAATCAGCCCGTCGCCGCCATCCGCACCCACGCCGACACCGCCAACGCCTATCTGGATCGCAATGATCCCGAGGCCGCTCGCCGCAGCCTGGTCCGCGTCGCCGAACTCACTGGCCGAATCGGCGTCATCACCGACGAACTCCGCGCCTTTTCCCGCAAGAGCACGCAAGGAAACACCCCTGTCTCCCCCGCCGCCGCCATCGACGGCGCCCTGCTGCTGATCGGCGGGCGGTTGCGCGAAGGCGGGGTCGAACTGGTGCGGACCGGCGATCCCGACCTGAAGGTCCAGGCCGAGCCGATCCGTCTGGAGCAGGTCGTCGTCAACCTGGTCCAGAACGCCTTCGAGGCGATGACGGAGGCCGGCACGCCCTCCCCGACCCTGACCATCGACATCGCCAGGAAAGGTCGCCGGATCGAGATCGTCATCGCCGACAACGGGCCCGGCGTGGACGCCGCCGTCGCCGCCGCGCTGTTCACCCCGTTCGTCACCACAAAGTCGGCGGGGCTGGGTCTGGGCCTCGTCATCTGTCGCGACATCGTCGCCGGCTTCGGCGGCGAGTTGGCGCTGAGACCGTCCGCGACCGGCGCCCGGTTCGTCATCTCCCTGAGGCCCGCGTCGTGA
- a CDS encoding sigma-54 dependent transcriptional regulator — translation MNFSRPRCVTLIDDDNDFRDALLERLQLENLDVQAFASAEAALKVLTADYPGVVVSDLRMPGMDGRGLLTRLQALDEGLPVVMITGHGDIADAVDALRNGAYDFVAKPFDFGRLADSLNRALEKRGLVLDNRALSAAVSRVTPDLPLLGSSPSIARLRTVIEQVADAGMDVLIEGETGVGKEVVARALHNSGRRRVHPFVPVNCGALPAGLIESELFGHEPGAFPGAVKRRVGLIEQSHRGTLFLDEIESMPMSAQIALLRVVEQREIQPLGASGPKQLDLRILASSKIDLEKAVSRGAFREDLYYRLNVMKLRVPPLRERRDDVPLLFAHFLARASGEHQRTPPPMSTAVRRTLMEHNWPGNVRELAHFADRIALDIDAPAGGGSVEEGTAGLTERLERFEKAVLEEALDRHAGDIVAITEALRIPRKTLYDKFRRHGLRPGAFRAREMR, via the coding sequence GTGAACTTCTCCCGCCCCCGCTGCGTCACCCTGATCGACGACGACAACGATTTCCGCGACGCCCTTCTGGAACGGCTTCAGCTCGAGAATCTGGACGTCCAGGCCTTCGCTTCGGCCGAGGCGGCGCTGAAGGTGCTGACCGCCGACTATCCGGGCGTCGTGGTCTCGGACCTGCGCATGCCCGGCATGGATGGCCGTGGCTTGCTGACCCGGCTTCAGGCGCTGGACGAGGGTCTGCCGGTCGTGATGATCACCGGCCACGGCGACATCGCCGACGCGGTCGATGCGCTGCGCAACGGCGCCTACGACTTCGTGGCCAAGCCGTTCGACTTCGGCCGCCTCGCCGACAGTCTGAACCGGGCGTTGGAGAAGCGCGGCCTGGTGCTCGACAACCGCGCCCTGTCGGCGGCCGTGTCGCGGGTGACGCCCGACCTGCCTCTGCTCGGCTCTAGCCCCTCCATCGCCCGCCTGCGGACCGTCATCGAACAGGTCGCCGACGCCGGGATGGACGTCCTGATCGAGGGCGAGACCGGGGTCGGCAAGGAGGTCGTCGCCCGCGCCCTGCACAACAGCGGACGGCGGCGCGTGCATCCTTTCGTGCCGGTCAACTGCGGCGCCCTGCCCGCCGGCCTGATCGAGAGCGAGCTGTTCGGCCATGAGCCCGGCGCCTTCCCCGGCGCGGTGAAGCGGCGCGTCGGCCTGATCGAACAGAGCCATCGCGGCACCCTGTTTCTCGACGAGATTGAGAGCATGCCGATGTCGGCGCAGATCGCCCTGCTGCGCGTGGTGGAACAACGCGAGATCCAGCCCTTGGGCGCCTCCGGTCCGAAACAGCTGGACCTGCGGATTCTGGCTTCGTCCAAGATCGATCTGGAGAAAGCCGTTTCGCGCGGGGCTTTCCGCGAAGACCTCTACTACCGGCTCAACGTGATGAAGCTCAGGGTGCCTCCCTTGCGCGAACGCCGCGACGACGTGCCCCTGTTGTTCGCCCATTTCCTGGCCCGCGCCTCGGGCGAGCATCAGCGCACGCCGCCGCCGATGAGCACGGCCGTGCGCCGCACCCTGATGGAGCATAACTGGCCGGGCAATGTGCGCGAGCTGGCCCATTTCGCCGACCGGATCGCGCTCGACATCGACGCACCGGCGGGCGGGGGATCGGTGGAGGAGGGTACGGCAGGACTGACCGAACGGCTCGAACGGTTCGAGAAGGCCGTTCTGGAAGAGGCCCTGGATCGCCACGCCGGCGACATCGTCGCCATCACCGAGGCCCTGCGGATTCCGCGAAAGACCCTTTACGACAAATTCCGCCGCCACGGCCTGCGCCCCGGCGCGTTCAGGGCGCGTGAGATGAGGTAG
- the acs gene encoding acetate--CoA ligase gives MTDQNLYPVPADWADRAHMDAAGYEAARRAARETPDAFWAEQAKRLDWTTPPTVIKDVSFDKDDFRIRWFADGVLNVAYNCIDRHLAERAGQTAILFEGDDPSVSGAITYAELHRQVCRMANVLKGLGVAKGDRVTIYLPMIPAAAVAMLACARIGAVHSVVFGGFSPDSIAGRIEDCGSKVVITADQGLRAGKTIPLKANVDEALTKVSVEKVLLIAHTGADVPIVEGRDVRFEEAVAKVSDDCPCEAMNAEDPLFILYTSGSTGKPKGVLHTTGGYLFWVSWTHELVFDYRPGEVFWCTADVGWVTGHSYVVYGALANAATTLMFEGAPNYPDNRRFWQVVDKHQVEIFYTAPTALRALMRDGDEPVKSSSRKSLRLLGTVGEPINPEAWRWYHEVVGEGRLPIIDTWWQTETGGALIAPLPGATELKPGSATKPLPGVELQLVDAEGGVLEGAVSGNLCITDSWPGQMRTVWGDHQRFFDTYFSTYPGKYFTGDGCRRDEDGYYWITGRVDDVINVSGHRMGTAEVESALVLHEDVAEAAVVGFPHEIKGQGIYAYVTLNRGVEPTDDLKKALVAQVRHEIGPIAAPDVIQWAPGLPKTRSGKIMRRILRKIAENDLGSLGDTSTLADPSVVDDLVKNRGGSVG, from the coding sequence ATGACCGATCAAAACCTGTATCCCGTCCCCGCCGACTGGGCCGACCGCGCCCATATGGACGCCGCCGGCTACGAGGCCGCCCGGCGCGCGGCGCGGGAGACGCCCGACGCCTTCTGGGCCGAGCAGGCGAAGCGGCTGGACTGGACGACGCCGCCGACGGTCATCAAGGACGTGTCCTTCGACAAGGACGACTTCCGCATCCGCTGGTTCGCCGACGGGGTGCTGAACGTCGCGTACAACTGCATTGATCGGCATCTGGCCGAGCGCGCCGGCCAGACGGCGATCCTGTTCGAGGGGGACGATCCATCGGTGTCCGGCGCGATCACCTACGCGGAGCTGCACCGGCAGGTCTGTCGCATGGCCAACGTGCTGAAGGGTCTCGGCGTCGCGAAGGGCGACCGGGTGACCATCTATCTGCCGATGATCCCGGCGGCGGCGGTGGCCATGCTGGCCTGCGCACGGATCGGAGCGGTGCATTCGGTGGTCTTCGGCGGCTTCAGCCCCGACAGCATCGCCGGCCGGATCGAGGATTGCGGGTCGAAGGTCGTCATCACGGCGGATCAGGGCCTGAGGGCCGGAAAGACCATCCCGCTGAAGGCCAATGTCGACGAAGCCCTGACCAAGGTCTCCGTGGAGAAGGTTCTGCTCATCGCCCATACCGGGGCGGATGTGCCCATCGTCGAGGGCCGGGACGTGCGGTTCGAAGAGGCGGTGGCGAAAGTGTCGGATGACTGTCCGTGCGAGGCGATGAATGCCGAGGATCCGCTGTTCATCCTCTACACCTCGGGCTCGACGGGAAAGCCGAAGGGCGTGCTGCACACCACCGGCGGCTATCTGTTCTGGGTGTCGTGGACCCATGAGTTGGTGTTCGACTACCGGCCGGGCGAGGTCTTCTGGTGCACGGCTGATGTGGGCTGGGTGACCGGGCACAGCTATGTCGTCTATGGCGCGCTGGCGAACGCAGCGACGACGCTGATGTTCGAGGGGGCGCCCAACTATCCGGACAACCGCCGCTTCTGGCAGGTGGTGGACAAGCATCAGGTCGAGATCTTCTACACGGCGCCGACGGCGCTGCGAGCCCTGATGCGGGACGGGGATGAGCCGGTGAAAAGCTCCAGCCGCAAGTCGCTGCGGCTGCTGGGCACGGTCGGCGAGCCGATCAATCCCGAGGCTTGGCGCTGGTATCACGAGGTGGTCGGCGAGGGCCGCCTGCCTATCATCGACACCTGGTGGCAGACCGAGACGGGTGGCGCCCTGATCGCCCCCCTGCCCGGCGCGACCGAACTAAAGCCAGGGTCGGCGACCAAGCCTCTGCCGGGCGTGGAGTTGCAACTGGTCGACGCCGAAGGCGGGGTGCTGGAGGGGGCTGTGTCCGGCAACCTGTGCATCACCGACAGCTGGCCGGGTCAGATGCGGACGGTCTGGGGCGATCACCAGCGGTTCTTCGACACCTATTTCTCGACCTATCCAGGCAAGTATTTCACCGGCGACGGCTGCCGTCGGGACGAGGACGGCTACTACTGGATCACCGGCCGGGTGGACGACGTCATCAACGTCTCGGGCCACCGGATGGGGACCGCCGAGGTCGAGAGCGCCCTGGTCCTGCATGAGGATGTGGCCGAGGCCGCCGTCGTCGGCTTCCCGCACGAGATCAAGGGTCAGGGGATCTATGCCTACGTCACCCTGAACAGGGGTGTGGAGCCGACGGACGACCTGAAGAAGGCGCTGGTCGCCCAGGTCCGCCACGAGATCGGGCCGATCGCCGCGCCCGACGTCATCCAGTGGGCGCCGGGTCTGCCCAAGACCCGGTCCGGCAAGATCATGCGGCGGATCCTGAGGAAGATCGCGGAGAACGATCTGGGCTCGCTGGGGGATACGTCGACGCTGGCCGATCCGTCGGTGGTCGATGATCTGGTGAAGAACCGGGGCGGGTCGGTCGGTTAG
- a CDS encoding DUF4232 domain-containing protein, with protein MSLNRLLAAAVIGAMSVSACTREAEAPAEPVNQTPPVAQPTPTAPAIGYACESGQTVTVQYPDTATASVVYKGQTYALRLVPSGSGARYSGSGLEWWIAAREGQENATLSRLGPNDDVGVAVLERCSRPSANPNLPVPGQPTTPQPTPGGVLPASTPCRAANLRLSTDTADAGMGGRTQVLALTNAGTTPCSVSGYPSVSLLDSQGRGLTAVRSDQNPNTAMPVNIPAGGKAYFDIHWSVIPNEGAGERTCPTAARVRVLIPGDTAALAVPLGLTACGGRIRVNPFRAGVEPGAAPAAVPAASST; from the coding sequence ATGAGCCTGAATCGCCTTCTCGCCGCCGCCGTCATCGGCGCGATGTCCGTGTCCGCCTGCACCCGCGAGGCCGAGGCGCCCGCCGAGCCGGTGAACCAGACACCCCCCGTCGCCCAGCCCACGCCGACCGCGCCCGCGATCGGCTACGCCTGTGAGAGCGGCCAGACGGTGACGGTCCAGTATCCCGACACGGCCACGGCCAGCGTCGTCTACAAGGGCCAGACTTATGCCCTGCGGCTCGTTCCGTCCGGCTCGGGAGCCCGCTATTCCGGCTCGGGCCTGGAGTGGTGGATCGCCGCGCGCGAGGGCCAGGAGAATGCGACCCTCAGCCGTCTCGGCCCCAACGACGACGTTGGCGTCGCCGTGCTCGAGCGCTGCAGCCGCCCGTCCGCCAACCCGAACCTCCCCGTTCCCGGCCAGCCGACGACGCCCCAGCCCACGCCGGGCGGGGTCCTGCCCGCCTCCACTCCCTGCCGCGCGGCCAATCTGCGTCTGAGCACCGATACGGCCGATGCCGGCATGGGCGGCCGGACCCAGGTCCTCGCCTTGACCAATGCCGGAACCACGCCGTGCAGCGTGTCGGGCTATCCGTCGGTCAGCCTGCTGGACAGCCAGGGGCGCGGGCTGACCGCCGTCCGATCGGATCAGAACCCCAACACCGCGATGCCGGTGAACATCCCGGCGGGCGGCAAGGCCTATTTCGACATCCACTGGTCGGTGATCCCGAATGAGGGCGCGGGCGAGCGGACCTGTCCGACGGCGGCGCGGGTGCGGGTCCTGATCCCGGGAGACACGGCGGCCCTGGCCGTTCCGCTCGGCCTGACCGCGTGCGGGGGCCGCATTCGCGTCAATCCGTTCCGGGCTGGCGTCGAGCCCGGCGCGGCGCCCGCTGCGGTTCCGGCGGCTTCGTCCACCTGA
- a CDS encoding TonB-dependent receptor, producing MNTKKTAMLATTAAAALLSLAPAAFAQTQSSGQTQQTPAPVPSTTQLSQASQAIADQAEQDGSQVDDIVVVGSQIRGADVTAALPVTVLSEEQILATGAVNGDDLLRSIPQMGDVLFSAANNPQTSNAARGDVNSVNLRSLGVGNTLVLLNGRRIVQHPTSQGTTDTGTVPVLSYNSNAIPVTGLERLEVLLDGAAAIYGADAVAGVVNTVLQDDFDGLKMNAQYGGAEGTHLREFNLGIFAGKDFDRGNISAYIDYTDRSALRAEDQEFTATDNLRFLFAGDPTFASSLTPDFRNTRGPWANLAVVGATTAIRRGTTALTTAAGAFHIQPSTLTGCLAPTNADASICLGSGALTFNGAQRDLRFDTAPGTTIQPDTQRLNVFLQGHYDINDTVTAFGELGYYTADTQRIQPPVINLNTLTIPTTNYWNPFGPVTFADGRVNPNRLSGLTNVPVQGLAITLNQYRFVDAGFQKVDVTNYQARALGGLRGEWRGWDWETALLYSEAEAVDKSLAVNSTALQASLALSTTDAYNPFSGGCLSNTSVGDCSPSSQAAIDAITFTLKRESRTTLTQYDFKVSRGDLFSLPAGDVGLAFGFEARKETQNDDRDSNLDGSNPFRDSVTGATQLSNVIAVSQNPDTHGERTVTSAYIEFAVPVVSPEMNIPLVHNLEFQIAGRAEHYSDFGDVAKPKIAGAWDIFDGLRIRGSYSEGFRAPNLEQTNAATYGRLSTNPDYIRCEADLRAGRIATFGACSRSIGASLLVSGNPDLQPEESKNQSYGVVFQPQFIPAEWGDFTFTVDRWRIQQEQIVGLFGGPNAVILDYAERVQGRSNPLVTRAAVNADDIATFAGTGITPVGVITSISDRFVNLLPQDVEGLDIGFNWRLRNTPLGSFRVNIDAAKLIKFSREAGPQVDALYAARAAGVINAATPLPESSSLLAQNGRPEWRVSGSLTWSQGPWQVGAFTQYISAVDETGFLDTAGNPWEVESQVTGNLYGQYEWEENNGFISNSRIRFGARNITNERPPLASTGYLGSLYRPYGRYWYVSMAKEF from the coding sequence ATGAACACCAAGAAGACCGCGATGCTGGCGACCACCGCCGCAGCCGCCCTGCTGAGCCTGGCGCCCGCCGCCTTCGCCCAGACCCAGAGCTCGGGCCAGACGCAACAGACCCCGGCGCCCGTCCCCTCCACGACCCAGCTGTCGCAGGCCTCCCAGGCCATCGCCGACCAGGCCGAACAGGACGGCTCGCAGGTCGACGACATCGTCGTCGTCGGCTCCCAGATCCGGGGCGCGGACGTCACCGCCGCCCTGCCGGTCACGGTGCTGTCGGAAGAGCAGATCCTGGCCACCGGCGCGGTCAACGGCGACGACCTGCTTCGCTCCATCCCCCAGATGGGCGACGTCCTGTTCTCGGCCGCCAACAACCCCCAGACCTCGAACGCGGCGCGCGGCGACGTCAACTCGGTCAACCTGCGCTCGCTGGGCGTCGGCAACACCCTGGTCCTGCTGAACGGCCGCCGCATCGTGCAGCACCCGACCAGCCAGGGCACGACCGACACCGGCACCGTCCCGGTCCTCTCCTACAACTCCAACGCCATCCCGGTGACGGGGCTGGAGCGTCTTGAGGTCCTGCTGGACGGCGCGGCCGCCATCTACGGCGCCGACGCCGTGGCCGGGGTCGTCAACACCGTGCTTCAGGACGACTTCGACGGCCTGAAGATGAATGCCCAGTATGGCGGCGCAGAGGGCACCCATCTGCGCGAGTTCAACCTCGGCATCTTCGCCGGTAAGGACTTCGACCGCGGGAATATCTCGGCCTACATCGACTATACCGACCGCTCGGCGCTGCGGGCCGAGGACCAGGAGTTCACCGCCACCGACAACCTGCGCTTCCTGTTCGCGGGCGACCCGACCTTCGCCTCCAGCCTGACGCCGGACTTCCGCAATACGCGCGGGCCTTGGGCCAACCTCGCCGTTGTCGGCGCCACGACCGCGATCCGGCGCGGCACGACCGCCCTGACCACGGCCGCCGGCGCTTTCCATATCCAGCCCAGCACCCTGACGGGCTGTCTGGCGCCCACGAACGCTGACGCCAGTATCTGCCTGGGTTCCGGCGCGCTTACCTTTAACGGGGCCCAGCGCGACCTGCGCTTCGACACGGCGCCGGGCACCACCATCCAGCCGGACACCCAGCGCCTCAACGTCTTCCTGCAGGGCCACTACGACATCAACGACACGGTCACCGCCTTTGGCGAACTGGGCTACTACACCGCCGACACCCAGCGAATTCAGCCGCCGGTGATCAATCTGAACACCCTGACCATCCCCACGACCAACTACTGGAACCCATTTGGGCCGGTCACCTTCGCCGACGGGCGGGTGAATCCGAACCGCCTCTCGGGGCTGACCAACGTGCCGGTCCAGGGTCTGGCCATCACCCTGAACCAGTACCGCTTCGTCGACGCTGGCTTCCAGAAGGTCGATGTCACCAACTACCAGGCCCGTGCTCTCGGCGGCCTGCGCGGCGAGTGGCGCGGATGGGACTGGGAGACGGCGCTGCTGTATTCGGAAGCCGAGGCGGTCGATAAATCTCTCGCCGTCAACAGCACCGCTCTTCAGGCGTCGCTGGCCCTGTCCACAACGGACGCCTACAACCCCTTCAGTGGCGGCTGCCTGAGCAACACCAGCGTCGGCGATTGCTCGCCCAGTTCCCAGGCCGCCATCGACGCCATCACCTTCACCCTGAAGCGTGAGAGCCGCACCACCCTGACGCAGTACGACTTCAAGGTCTCGCGCGGCGACCTTTTCAGCCTGCCCGCCGGCGACGTCGGCCTCGCTTTCGGCTTCGAGGCCCGCAAGGAAACGCAGAACGACGACCGCGATTCCAATCTGGACGGCTCGAACCCGTTCCGTGACTCGGTCACCGGGGCGACCCAGTTGTCGAACGTCATCGCGGTCAGCCAGAACCCCGACACCCACGGCGAGCGCACCGTGACATCGGCCTATATCGAGTTCGCCGTGCCCGTCGTCTCGCCCGAGATGAACATTCCGCTGGTGCATAATCTGGAGTTCCAGATCGCCGGTCGGGCCGAGCACTATTCGGACTTCGGCGATGTGGCCAAGCCCAAGATCGCCGGCGCCTGGGACATCTTCGACGGCCTGCGGATCCGGGGCTCGTACTCTGAAGGCTTCCGCGCTCCGAACCTGGAACAGACCAACGCCGCCACCTATGGTCGCCTGTCGACCAACCCGGACTACATCCGCTGCGAGGCGGACCTGCGCGCCGGCCGCATCGCCACCTTCGGCGCCTGCTCGCGCTCGATCGGCGCGTCTCTGCTGGTGTCCGGCAATCCGGACCTGCAGCCGGAAGAGAGCAAGAACCAGTCCTACGGCGTGGTCTTCCAACCCCAGTTCATTCCCGCCGAGTGGGGCGACTTCACCTTCACCGTCGATCGCTGGCGGATCCAGCAGGAACAGATCGTCGGTCTGTTTGGCGGTCCGAACGCCGTCATCCTCGACTACGCAGAGCGCGTGCAGGGACGCTCCAACCCGCTGGTCACGCGTGCGGCTGTAAACGCCGACGACATCGCCACTTTCGCTGGCACCGGCATCACACCGGTCGGCGTCATCACCTCGATCTCGGACCGGTTCGTCAACCTGCTGCCGCAGGACGTCGAGGGGCTGGACATCGGCTTCAACTGGCGGCTTCGGAACACGCCGCTGGGCAGCTTCCGCGTCAACATCGACGCCGCCAAGCTGATCAAGTTCTCACGCGAGGCCGGCCCCCAGGTCGACGCCCTCTACGCCGCCCGCGCTGCCGGCGTCATCAATGCCGCGACCCCTCTGCCGGAATCATCGAGCCTGCTGGCGCAGAACGGCCGCCCGGAATGGCGTGTGTCAGGCTCCCTGACCTGGAGCCAAGGCCCCTGGCAGGTCGGCGCCTTCACCCAGTACATTTCAGCCGTGGACGAGACCGGCTTCCTCGATACGGCCGGCAACCCATGGGAGGTCGAAAGCCAGGTCACCGGCAACCTCTATGGCCAATATGAGTGGGAAGAGAACAACGGCTTCATCTCCAACAGCCGTATCCGCTTCGGCGCTCGCAACATCACCAACGAGCGTCCGCCCTTGGCGTCGACTGGCTATCTGGGTTCGCTCTATCGCCCGTACGGCCGCTACTGGTACGTGTCGATGGCCAAGGAGTTCTGA